One window of Leopardus geoffroyi isolate Oge1 chromosome B3, O.geoffroyi_Oge1_pat1.0, whole genome shotgun sequence genomic DNA carries:
- the CCDC197 gene encoding LOW QUALITY PROTEIN: uncharacterized protein CCDC197 (The sequence of the model RefSeq protein was modified relative to this genomic sequence to represent the inferred CDS: inserted 2 bases in 1 codon; deleted 1 base in 1 codon; substituted 1 base at 1 genomic stop codon): protein MRGRGGGLARASLSRRSRESLARGHDLGASKQGTGAWLFLSLKCPCRQRKLKSEVEKHDFFEDSLIEVLEKIPKGMYGASPPRPPPSLGARTPLCWSTRTWFGELLGDDARKLSSTKELRAPSQGGGQEAGDEAGQLLDQSCHLGVSPAWIVWHLSTLGLQLGFRDHGRSPICLISITTAGGRWGLGSLCPPIPPVSTGHSEGEGPEEALVETVVEHYGKLFTINQDIQKHLEAFSKRNQVVHQSLGSLEESHRALTPRLKIPLCQLQKMCLXKQEQWXHLEHHVAYQRDVDSCDVGSKAVTADHSPRDLKPRTPGLPRVKSSGFLQPPSQPLLQEELLDYMHVAINNMVQQCSPSAHSMPKSRDLFSKLDLIQEFMFDKMETVRFISLRVEPRVCWSADSDKSEGLRRCPRSFRRCPRDRDSIPQTPFPSTQTSARSSPYRPGRRPSQPCQHQDHFLSPSASFCHHSAPKWVGASLFSALGDWQATRLRTGLGKREREFAGVKGAKRLYGGLSHKGTNPIPGGATLMI, encoded by the exons ATGAGGGGTAGAGGGGGGGGACTGGCCAGGGCAAGTCTGAGCAGGAGATCCAGGGAAAGCCTTgcaagaggtcatgacctgggagCCTCCAAACAAGGCACTGGTGCCTGGCTCTTCCTGTCACTGAAATGTCCCTGCAGGCAGAGGAAGCTGAAGAGCGAGGTGGAGAAGCAC GATTTTTTTGAAGACTCTCTGATTGAGGTCCTTGAGAAGATCCCCAAGGGTATGTATGGAGCTTCCCCTCCGAGGCCGCCTCCCAGCCTGGGGGCCAGGACACCGT TATGCTGGAGCACCAGGACCTGGTTCGGGGAGTTGCTGGGAGATGACGCCAGAAAGTTGAGCAGCACCAAAGAGCTTCGAGCACCAAGCCAAGGAGGG GGGCAGGAGGCGGGCGATGAGGCCGGACAGTTGCTGGACCAGTCCTGCCATCTGGGAGTAAGCCCTGCGTGGATTGTCTGGCACCTGTCAACTTTGGGACTCCAGTTGGGATTTCGGGACCACGGCAGAAGTCCCATCTGCCTCATTAGCATCACCACtgcagggggcaggtgggggctgggctctCTGTGCCCACCCATCCCTCCTGTCTCCACAGGCCACAGTgaaggggaggggccagaggaggCCCTCGTGGAGACCGTGGTGGAGCACTATGGGAAGCTCTTCACCATCAACCAGGACATCCAGAAGCATCTGGAGGCCTTCTCCAAGAGGAACCAGGTCGTCCACCAGAGCCTGGGGTCTCTAGAGGAGAGTCATAGGGCTCTTACCCCG AGGCTCAAGATTCCGCTGTGTCAGCTGCAAAAGATGTGTCT CAAGCAGGAACAGTGGTGACATTTGGAACACCATGTTGCCTACCAGAGAGACGTGGACAGCTGTGAT GTGGGAAGCAAGGCTGTCACCGCTGACCACAGCCCCAGAGACCTGAAGCCCAGGACTCCGGGGCTGCCCAGAGTGAAGAGCTCTGGGTTCCTCcagcccccttcccagcccctgctCCAG GAAGAGCTGCTCGACTACATGCACGTGGCCATCAACAACATGGTCCAGCAGTGTTCGCCCTCCGCCCACAGCATGCCCAAGAGCAGGGACCTCTTCTCCAAGCTCGACCTGATTCAG gAATTTATGTTCGACAAAATGGAGACAGTGAGATTTATATCACTGCGCGTGGAACCCAGAGTGTGCTGGTCAGCGGACAGTGACAAGAGTGAGGGCCTCAGAAGATGCCCCAGGTCCTTCAGGAGATGCCCAAGGGATCGAGATTCGATCCCCCAAACGCCCTTTCCCAGCACCCAGACTTCAGCGCGCTCCAGCCCGTACAGACCGGGCCGGCGACCAAGCCAGCCCTGCCAGCATCAGGACCATTTCCTTAGCCCCTCGGCCTCCTTTTGTCACCACAGTGCCCCCAAGTGGGTGGGAGCCAGCCTGTTCTCCGCACTGGGGGATTGGCAGGCAACAAGGTTGCGGACCggactggggaagagagagagggagttcgCAGG GGTGAAAGGGGCAAAGCGGCTCTATGGGGGTCTCTCTCATAAGGGCACAAATCCCATTCCTGGGGGCGCCACCCTCATGATCTAA